ATTTAATTTCTGGACGTATAATGCTAGTATCCTGATTTATACGTTGATTTATGAAAATATCGCATCCTCCTTCTTTTAACATGTCATGTAACTCATGTTGATCTAAATGTAAGCTTTTGAGAAGACTGGAAAATCTTTTCGGTATATATATGGCTACGAATTTTAGCTTAGTCCATTACATATATTACAGACAGTGGAATTGGTTAAGAACTCATCCGATTCGCTCAACTAAAATCCGAGTCGTGAAATTCATACCTTCTTAACCAATCCCAGAAGGAACCGGTTCCGCATCTGGTATCTCAAATCCGGTTTCTTAGCCTTGAACTGCCTCAAGGTCCCAGTCTTGGGGTTCGCCACCGGAAGAAGTGATCGCCGTTCTGGCACGGCAATGGAGGAGTTGTGCGGCTCGTCTCGAACGGGCCTGGCTTTCTTCCTGCGTCTCGGTTTGTCCGGCTCCATGTCGGCGAACTTCCGAAGAAGTTGGTCGGACGAGGGCTTGGCGACGTGCTGTACTGTGGAGGCCGCCATTAGAGAAGAGCGAGGAAAGAGTGGCGCTGTTGGCAATGGTGATGGTGGAGGAGAAAATGAACGTTAAGAGAATGGAATGTTTatgaggaggagggagggatAAATAGGTGGGGAATATAGCCGTTAGGCAGTAATGGGGGCCATAATAATATAAAGGAGAGGATTTATACTATGTGATTTATGAAACATGTCGCATGAGCTGCCATCCTTTTACTGGGAGAATTGCACGTGATCTTGCCTCCCTTCATTTGTCTGTCACCAAATGCACGCATTCTGTTCTAGCAGGGACACATgggtttctttctctctctctctctcaacctctctctctctcatatgatgtactaatctttctctctctagtaaCCTACATTAGATTTCATATGTGTTCTATAGTTTCTTtgtttactttatttctttggtttttaccttttttttaagtttcttaATGACTACTTGTCATCCAATTTTGTTAATGAATTCCTTGTCgactcttttattaaaaaaaataaaaaattagatacGAGATAAAACTAAAATTGCAGtttagaaaaaatttcatcatgtaaaattatcaaaatattccTCTAATGAAATGTGAGAACATGTATTCCCATGTTAACCACATAATATAGAAAGTGTCATTTTTGGTAAGTTGGCATGTTAGAGAGAATGGTGACTTTGTTTGAGAGAGAAAGGCTCGCAATCTCAATCGACTCATTAAAATAGAATTGCAggaaaattgatttgatttatttctaaatgtttcacacagtttttttttgttttagttttcaaagtttatttcattttaggTTATTCTTAAATAGTTTACGagttttttttaacatgaatataGTAATTTCTTTTGCCCATTATCTACAATTCAATTGAATAGGCTGGAAAGTTGATCTCCAACCTTTCAATGagtattttaatttttggcTGTTGGCATTAGCGACGGTTCATGATAGGAACTCGTTATAGTGACTTTATTAACAATGTAAGCCGACCCTTTCTTAAATTTTAGATTattaataagaaaattaaaataaaataaaataaataattttttttctgcatgCATGCAAAGAGATCAGCTGCTATTGAATTAATATCTGTCATCGCTCTTgcgttttttgtgtttttgaaacAATTATACGATTTTGTTTTAAAGCACGCCTGCCATTTAAAATACATCACACATAAATTGATTGCATATTTCTATTATAGCTGCAAGTTTATTAGCGGATCAATAGATCATTCGGAATATACATCATGCCTTTTGGATCGAGTAAAAATTTTcggtttttaaaagttaaaaaactaaCTTTGCCGCAAGTAATTACTCCTACTCATGAGCGTTTTTAGTAAATTGCGATCaacgggaaaaaaaaataatcaaaatcatCAATGTCAACCTCGTAAGAAACAGGGATAAGTCTTCTACGAAGAATCATGATCAATTTTAAAAGGCGAATAATGTTGTGGTGATTTTACAGTCGACAGTAGCAAAGTGGACCGGAAAAGATCGATTTACTAAGACTTAGATGCGACATTATGGTGAAAAGGTGGtccttgaaaattttaaaagaggggaaaaaatcTAAACCCCACCACGATGAAGATGAGAGGTGCGCTCTGcaactagagagagaaagtgaggcACGTCCATATTTAAAACTGTGACAGCTCAAGAACCGGTGAAGCTAGTCACGTCAACTTGCCGGACTTACAATCCTCCCTTTAATTTAAAATTCGTTTTTGATATGGTGATCTTTGACCACTACAGGAAGATGACGATGCCCACACGCTTCGCCGTGGCTCATCCTAACAACAGAGACATTAATTCTTCACGCTTCAGGTGGGCTCTCCGGCGAGCTCGCTTGGTAAATCTTTTCCTCGGACATATTTTCCCATGCGAGGGAGCGCAAACCAACGCCAAGGTTTGATTTCTTGAAAGAAACTTTCGAGGACAAATCTCTTTTTCGGGTTTCCAAGGGTCGGGTTTCCTTTTAGTACATATCATAAAGTGGGcggatatattaaaaaatatcatgCAAACATAAAAACTTACACTTGAACGTTAAAAACATGCCCATGTTATGTGAGATGCAGTAATTACAGCGGATCAAAACGAAtcaaaagagagatagagattaCAAAGGTCAGTTCATTAACAACAAAATCtatcacataaaaaaaacaaaataaaatgaaagcaaacaTAAAccccttctcctttttcttcttcttctttaagtGGATTCTTCACTTAGAGGTTTAGGCTCTTGATGTTTActgtgttctttttgttttgtattatcTTCcatatcttttatatattctaATATTTTAGCTAAATGATTTAAAAGCACAATCATAAATTCAACAACAAAGGTATACCAATTATTACCTACACTTgttaatacaaaacaaaataataaatttcatttaaaaaaacaaagcacTTGCAAAATTGATAGGATTAATACGACAAAAGTTCACACTCAGTGCCCCATCCTTTTTTGGCGTAGAACTCAACACCCTCCAAACAATAGAAATAAACCAGTAATACTGGTGCAACATATCC
This window of the Nymphaea colorata isolate Beijing-Zhang1983 chromosome 2, ASM883128v2, whole genome shotgun sequence genome carries:
- the LOC116248707 gene encoding uncharacterized protein LOC116248707, translating into MAASTVQHVAKPSSDQLLRKFADMEPDKPRRRKKARPVRDEPHNSSIAVPERRSLLPVANPKTGTLRQFKAKKPDLRYQMRNRFLLGLVKKTWNHTMERATKMLLEKHCNRHVRLRNEAV